A single window of Gymnogyps californianus isolate 813 chromosome 16, ASM1813914v2, whole genome shotgun sequence DNA harbors:
- the RNF34 gene encoding E3 ubiquitin-protein ligase RNF34 isoform X2 translates to MKAGATSMWASCCGLLNEVMGTGAVRGQQAGFGGGAGPFRFAPNPDFSAYPSPAAAGANIVCKACGLSFSVFRKKHVCCDCKKDFCSVCSVLQENLRRCSTCHLLQETAFQRPQLMRLKVKDLRQYLILRNIPTDTCREKEDLVDLVLCHHGLGSEEDMDASSLHSSRSQTSGFFSHPFSMSVSVSSQGELANRRGSTGNGTPLRGQTETSSINNEEESAEEQTPGLSRKRARASLSDISSLEDIEGLSVRQLKEILACNFVNYSGCCEKWELVEKVSRLYRESEENHKTRKAFCQTKQARRWKTNML, encoded by the exons ATGAAG GCGGGAGCTACTTCCATGTGGGCTTCCTGCTGTGGATTGCTGAATGAAGTCATGGGTACCGGAGCTGTCCGTGGCCAGCAGGCTGGCTTTGGGGGAGGTGCTGGCCCATTCAGATTCGCCCCAAATCCAGACTTCTCAGCATATCCATCTCCAGCTGCGGCGGGCGCTAACATTGTTTGCAAAGCCTGTGgactttccttttcagtttttaggaaaaaa CACGTGTGTTGTGACTGCAAGAAGGATTTTTGCTCAGTTTGTTCAGTCTTACAAGAGAATCTCAGAAGATGTTCCACTTGCCACTTGCTGCAAGAAACAGCCTTTCAGCGACCTCAGTTAATGAGATTGAAAGTAAAGGATCTGCGTCAGTACCTGATTCTCAGAAACATACCAACGGATActtgcagagagaaagaagaccTGGTGGATCTCGTCCTGTGCCATCATGGATTAGGTTCGGAGGAGGATATGGACGCTAGCAGCTTGCATTCGTCACGGTCACAGACTTCGGGGTTTTTCAGTCATCCGTTTTCTATGTCTGTGTCGGTGTCGTCTCAAGGAGAACTTGCAAACAGAAGGGGAAGCACAGGAAATGGAACACCTTTACGG GGACAAACGGAAACATCTTCTATaaataatgaagaagaaagtgCAGAAGAGCAG ACCCCTGGATTGTCCAGAAAGCGAGCGAGGGCATCCTTGTCTGATATTTCAAGCCTGGAAGACATTGAAGGGTTGAGTGTTCGGCAGCTGAAGGAAATACTTGCGTGTAATTTTGTTAACTACTCGGGATGCTGTGAAAAATGGGAACTCGTGGAAAAAGTGAGCAGACTATACAGAGAGAGTGAGGAAAACCACAAGACAC GGAAAGCGTTCTGCCAAACGAAGCAAGCTCGGAGATGGAAAACCAACATGCTCTGA
- the RNF34 gene encoding E3 ubiquitin-protein ligase RNF34 isoform X1: MKAGATSMWASCCGLLNEVMGTGAVRGQQAGFGGGAGPFRFAPNPDFSAYPSPAAAGANIVCKACGLSFSVFRKKHVCCDCKKDFCSVCSVLQENLRRCSTCHLLQETAFQRPQLMRLKVKDLRQYLILRNIPTDTCREKEDLVDLVLCHHGLGSEEDMDASSLHSSRSQTSGFFSHPFSMSVSVSSQGELANRRGSTGNGTPLRGQTETSSINNEEESAEEQTPGLSRKRARASLSDISSLEDIEGLSVRQLKEILACNFVNYSGCCEKWELVEKVSRLYRESEENHKTQGEKMQLNDDDDNLCRICMDAVIDCVLLECGHMVTCTKCGKRMSECPICRQYVVRAVHVFKS; this comes from the exons ATGAAG GCGGGAGCTACTTCCATGTGGGCTTCCTGCTGTGGATTGCTGAATGAAGTCATGGGTACCGGAGCTGTCCGTGGCCAGCAGGCTGGCTTTGGGGGAGGTGCTGGCCCATTCAGATTCGCCCCAAATCCAGACTTCTCAGCATATCCATCTCCAGCTGCGGCGGGCGCTAACATTGTTTGCAAAGCCTGTGgactttccttttcagtttttaggaaaaaa CACGTGTGTTGTGACTGCAAGAAGGATTTTTGCTCAGTTTGTTCAGTCTTACAAGAGAATCTCAGAAGATGTTCCACTTGCCACTTGCTGCAAGAAACAGCCTTTCAGCGACCTCAGTTAATGAGATTGAAAGTAAAGGATCTGCGTCAGTACCTGATTCTCAGAAACATACCAACGGATActtgcagagagaaagaagaccTGGTGGATCTCGTCCTGTGCCATCATGGATTAGGTTCGGAGGAGGATATGGACGCTAGCAGCTTGCATTCGTCACGGTCACAGACTTCGGGGTTTTTCAGTCATCCGTTTTCTATGTCTGTGTCGGTGTCGTCTCAAGGAGAACTTGCAAACAGAAGGGGAAGCACAGGAAATGGAACACCTTTACGG GGACAAACGGAAACATCTTCTATaaataatgaagaagaaagtgCAGAAGAGCAG ACCCCTGGATTGTCCAGAAAGCGAGCGAGGGCATCCTTGTCTGATATTTCAAGCCTGGAAGACATTGAAGGGTTGAGTGTTCGGCAGCTGAAGGAAATACTTGCGTGTAATTTTGTTAACTACTCGGGATGCTGTGAAAAATGGGAACTCGTGGAAAAAGTGAGCAGACTATACAGAGAGAGTGAGGAAAACCACAAGACAC AGGGCGAGAAGATGCAGCTGAACGACGACGACGACAACCTGTGTCGGATCTGCATGGACGCCGTCATCGACTGCGTCCTGCTGGAGTGCGGCCACATGGTCACCTGCACCAAGTGCGGCAAGAGGATGAGCGAGTGCCCCATCTGCCGACAGTACGTCGTGCGGGCCGTGCACGTCTTCAAATCTTAA